The Chitiniphilus purpureus sequence CGGGCACGGCGCCGGTGTCCGTATCCGCCCCACCTGCCTACGAGGACCCCCACCGCAATGAGCTATCTGATCGACAAGCAGGATCTGGCGGCCTTGCTGGCTGCGGCCCCCGAGGACAGCGCCTTCCGGGATTTTCTCGGGGCCTACTACCCCAACCTGAGCCGCGAGGATTTCGCCTCCCGCAGTGTCGAGGACTGGCTGGGCGCGGCATCCGCCCACTACCGCTTTGGGGCGAGACGCCTGGAGGAGGCGGTGCTGCTGCGCGTGTACAACCCGAGCCTGCCCGAGCACGGCTGGGAATCGGGCCATACGGTGGTGGAAATCGTGGTAGCGGACATGCCCTTCCTGGTCGACACGGTCGGCATGGCGCTCTCAAGGCTGGGATACAACGTCCACCTGGTCCTGCATCCGGTGCTCGGCGCACGGCGCGATGGCCAGGGCCAGGGCCAGTGGCAGGGGCTGCTGGCAGAGGGCAATCCCGAGTCGTGGATGCGCTTCGAGATCGACCGTGCGTCCGACCCACGGGCCCTGCAGGCGATCCAGGACGAGATCACGCATGCGCTGTTCGCGCTGCACACCGCGGTTTCCGACTGGCCGGCGATGATCGCGCGGCTGCACGATCTGCTCGCCGCGCTGGGCGACGATCCGCCGCCACTCGCCGAGGACGAGCTCGCCGAGAGCACCGCCTTCCTGCAATGGCTGCTCGACGGGCAGTTCGTATTCCTTGGCTGTCGTGACTACCGCTTTGAAGACACCGAGCTTGGCACGCAGTTGATGATCCTGCCGGGTTCAGGGTTGGGCCTGCTGCGCGACGAGGGCGCCGGCGGGCCCTCGCGCACCTTCGCCGCGCTGACCCCGGCGCTGCGCGAGATCGCCTACAACAATCAGGAACTGCTGATCCTGACCAAGGCCGATACGCGCTCCATCATCCACCGGCCCACCTACCTGGATATGGTGTGCGTGAAACGCATCGACGCCAGCGGCACGGTGACAGGCGAACTACGGCTGCTCGGGCTCTACACCGCCAGCGCCTATACCACCCCGCCGCGGCAATTGCCCATCCTGCGGCGCAAGATCGAGCAGGTGATGGCGCGCTCGGGTGCCAATCCCGCCGGCCATCGGGGCAAGACACTGCTCAACGTGCTGGACACCTATCCGCGCGAGGAACTGCTCGAAATCGGTGTCGACGAACTGTGCCGGATCGCCCAGGGCGTGGTGTCGCTGCACGAGCGCCACCGGGTACGGACCTTTTTCCGCGACGATCTGTACCGCCGCTATGTCTCGATCATGTTGTACATGCCGCGCGACAACTACACCACCGACGTGCGGGTGAAACTGCAGCGGCTTTTGAGCGAGCGCTTCTGCGCCCAGAGCGTCGAGTTCAATGTGCTGCTCTCGGACAGCCCGCTCGCCCGCATCCATTTCATTGTCCGTATCGCGCACGGCCGGTATCCCGACTACGACGCCGCCGAACTCGAACGCGAGATCGTGCAGATCGCCCAGCGCTGGCAGGATGAGCTGCGCGCGCAGCTGCGTCAGCATGCCGGCGAGGAAAGCGGCGCGGCGCGCTACCTGCTGTACCAGCGGGCCTTCCCGGCTGCCTATGCCGCCGACTATTCGCCGCGCGCGGCCGTGCACGACATCGAAACGCTGGAGAGCGTGCGCACGCGCGGCCACATCGGCGCACGGCTGGTGGCGGCCAGCCATGGCGATACCCGGCTGTGGCGCCTCAAGCTCTATCGTGCAGGCGCCATCGAACTGTCGGACTGCCTGCCCCTGCTGGAAAACCTGGGCGTGCGGGTGTTGGACGAGCGTCCGTACACCATCAGTTTCGAACACGGCGAAGCGGCCTGGATCGTCGACATCGGCCTGCGCCTGCCGCAGCCGGACCTGCTCGAATCGCCGCAGGCGCGGCAGCGCTTCATCGAGGCATTCGTCGCACTGTTCGACGGGCTGGGCGAGAACGACCCGTTCAACCGGCTGATCCTCGTGACACAGCTCGCATGGCGCGAAGTGCTGCTGCTGCGCGCCTATGCGCGCTACCTCAAACAGATCGGCCTGATCCTCGATACCGAGACACTGACCGAGACGCTGCTCAAGCACCAGGACCATGCCGCGGCGCTGGTGCGGCTATTCAGGCTGCGCTTTGACCCCCAGGGGCACGATCAGGCCGCGGCCACCGGGCTTGCGCAGGCACTCGTGGCGCAGACCGACCGGCTGGCAAGCGCCGACGAGGAGAAGATCCTGTCGGCCTACCGCCACGCCATCCTGGCGAGCGTGCGCACCAACTACTTCCAGACCGACAGCACCGGCAAGGCCAAGCCCTACCTGGCGCTCAAGCTCGCCCCGGCCGGCATTCCGCGCATGCCCCAGCCGGTGCCGTTGTTCGAGATCTTCGTCTACTCGCCGCAGATGGAGGGCATCCATCTGCGCGGCGGCAAGGTGGCGCGCGGCGGGCTGCGCTGGTCCGACCGGCGTGACGATTTCCGCACCGAGGTGCTCGGTCTGGTGAAGGCGCAGATGGTGAAGAACACGGTGATCGTGCCGGTCGGCTCCAAGGGCGGCTTCGTGCTCAAGCACCCGCCCACCGAACGCGAGGCACTGCTCAAGCAAGGCGTGGCCTGCTACCAGACCCTGATCCGCGGGCTGCTGGATCTGACCGACAATCTCCTCGATGGGCAGGTGCGTGCGCCGGCGCAGCTGTGCCGCCTGGACGAGGACGACCCGTATCTGGTGGTGGCGGCGGACAAGGGCACGGCCAGCTTCTCGGATATCGCCAATGCCGTGTCGCGCGAGTACGGCTTCTGGTTGGACGATGCGTTTGCCAGCGGCGGCGGCAACGGCTACGACCACAAGAAGATGGGCATCACCGCGCGCGGCGCCTGGATCTCGGTCGAGCGGCATTTCCGTGAGATGGGCATCGACGTTGCGAGTGATCCGATCACCGTTGCCGGCATCGGCGACATGTCCGGCGACGTGTTCGGCAACGGCCTGCTGCGCTCGCAGGCGGTCAAGCTCATCGCGGCGTTCGATCACCGCCACATCTTCCTCGATCCGGACCCCGAGCCGGCACGCGCCTTCGCCGAACGGGAGAGGCTGTTTGCCCTGCCCCGCTCGTCCTGGGCCGATTACGACCCCGCCGCGATCTCGGCGGGCGGCGGCGTCTGGCCGCGCAGCGCGCGCAGCATCGCGCTGTCCGCACCGGTGCGCGCCGCGCTCGGCATCGACGTCGACGAGCTGGAACCGGCGC is a genomic window containing:
- a CDS encoding NAD-glutamate dehydrogenase, encoding MSYLIDKQDLAALLAAAPEDSAFRDFLGAYYPNLSREDFASRSVEDWLGAASAHYRFGARRLEEAVLLRVYNPSLPEHGWESGHTVVEIVVADMPFLVDTVGMALSRLGYNVHLVLHPVLGARRDGQGQGQWQGLLAEGNPESWMRFEIDRASDPRALQAIQDEITHALFALHTAVSDWPAMIARLHDLLAALGDDPPPLAEDELAESTAFLQWLLDGQFVFLGCRDYRFEDTELGTQLMILPGSGLGLLRDEGAGGPSRTFAALTPALREIAYNNQELLILTKADTRSIIHRPTYLDMVCVKRIDASGTVTGELRLLGLYTASAYTTPPRQLPILRRKIEQVMARSGANPAGHRGKTLLNVLDTYPREELLEIGVDELCRIAQGVVSLHERHRVRTFFRDDLYRRYVSIMLYMPRDNYTTDVRVKLQRLLSERFCAQSVEFNVLLSDSPLARIHFIVRIAHGRYPDYDAAELEREIVQIAQRWQDELRAQLRQHAGEESGAARYLLYQRAFPAAYAADYSPRAAVHDIETLESVRTRGHIGARLVAASHGDTRLWRLKLYRAGAIELSDCLPLLENLGVRVLDERPYTISFEHGEAAWIVDIGLRLPQPDLLESPQARQRFIEAFVALFDGLGENDPFNRLILVTQLAWREVLLLRAYARYLKQIGLILDTETLTETLLKHQDHAAALVRLFRLRFDPQGHDQAAATGLAQALVAQTDRLASADEEKILSAYRHAILASVRTNYFQTDSTGKAKPYLALKLAPAGIPRMPQPVPLFEIFVYSPQMEGIHLRGGKVARGGLRWSDRRDDFRTEVLGLVKAQMVKNTVIVPVGSKGGFVLKHPPTEREALLKQGVACYQTLIRGLLDLTDNLLDGQVRAPAQLCRLDEDDPYLVVAADKGTASFSDIANAVSREYGFWLDDAFASGGGNGYDHKKMGITARGAWISVERHFREMGIDVASDPITVAGIGDMSGDVFGNGLLRSQAVKLIAAFDHRHIFLDPDPEPARAFAERERLFALPRSSWADYDPAAISAGGGVWPRSARSIALSAPVRAALGIDVDELEPAQLIQAILKAPVDLLYNGGIGTYVKAAAQNQAEANDRGNDAVRVDGRELRCKVVAEGGNLGFTQLGRIEYALAGGRIFTDAIDNSAGVDCSDREVNIKILLGRIVASGDLTEKQRNALLGSMTDEVAALVLRDNALQTLAIALEAEQAVSLLPVHLRLMQTLERQGKLSRRLEYLPSDSQCQERLQAGQGLTRPELAVLLAYAKIVLKQLLLAAPLVDEPGWNGVLQQAFPPALVERFGARLPEHPLRREIIATVLTNHVVNRYGISCVFRLAEETGSDAARVVQALYEAQALLDAEALARLAETLFTRGAPAREIYHLLLGARRQTERVARWLIQLSPDPAALDHLRTCAALSLAQLPEWLAQQGVARERRETWLANGIPADAINRALAIDYALPFLELARGTGDTGTLAERMRLYLALGERLGFNWLAAAIERLPRDNRWQALARIAARDDLMRLHVSLAQQAWHGGGDGIDARLHAWLERMGVPLAQWHALLQELHDSAPDLAMISAALRELRARLVESAPS